In Apium graveolens cultivar Ventura chromosome 10, ASM990537v1, whole genome shotgun sequence, the following are encoded in one genomic region:
- the LOC141692969 gene encoding receptor-like protein EIX2: MLHEGMIMHVFLFMLLFLHIKPSVVTSAGVHNVTCVLKERQALLKFQQGLVDDNGQLISWGTKDCCTWRGVHCDKLTGYVVALDLHRQDFSFDLPLTGNISASLLELQHLNYLDLGGNNFGDSQMIIPEFLGSLGNLQYLNLADNSFVGEIPHGFANLTSLHFLDLGYNVLEVVNLDWLTNLGKLRYLDLSGISLATVDWLQAVSSLSFLTELHLPTCGLPGVSSTTNYSSMALSIVDLSNNAYVSFSELEWLFNSSSSLVDVDISSNTLQGPIPDDFGNMVKLRNLSLASNALEGKIPESFGKMVLLTNLFLSNNLLQGNIPESFGRNLSQLQWLDLFGNNFDGELQEFLKGLFDGEGATGSLETLRLGNNKLTGSLPDITRFSSLKTFGLRGNQLNGSFPESFSQVSNLVFLDLAKNRITGTLPDLTYFKSLKKLDLGNNQLHGKLPKSIAQLIDLELLDLSSNLFKDTVSEAHFSNLSSLKVLHLAYNSFSLEFSTNWLPPFQLDVIRLAYCRLGNHFPKWIRTQNNYSELDMSYAAISDKVPKWFWDLSPRLTYLNLSYNHLSGSVPDLSSKLVSYSSLDFNSNQFVGSVPSLPPDLTSLHLSKNMFTGPVSFLCSIANGYFTSLDLSDNKLSGELPDCWKDMPELVIFNLGNNNFSGKVPSSLGSLYQLQTLNLRHNSLGGELPLSMKNCSKLNILDVGNNKFSGTIPAWVGTHLTSLIVLSLRSNKFHGSIPPEVCHLNSIQILDLSQNNISGKIPACISNFTALVQSRSSSGALVFNISAYEGYYYQGGDYVGNALVQWKRHESEYRNTLGYLKSIDLSSNKLVGSIPGEFASLKELISLNLSRNSLTGSIMQKIGQLNMLESLDLSQNQLSGLIPKGFVGLNYLSVLDLSYNNLSGKIPSSTQLQSFDASNYAGNVELCGLPLPKKCPGDETDHQQNEDDNLKDDDEDDDNEKVVTTGFYVSSVLGFAVGFWLVFGTLQMKPVWEHAYFKFLKNTKEGIYKTISANAARIGRICRC, translated from the coding sequence TTCTGTTGTTACAAGTGCAGGAGTTCATAATGTTACATGCGTACTCAAAGAGAGACAAGCTCTACTCAAATTTCAACAAGGCCTTGTTGATGATAATGGTCAGCTCATTTCTTGGGGAACCAAAGATTGCTGCACTTGGAGAGGAGTTCATTGTGACAAACTTACAGGTTATGTCGTCGCTCTTGATCTTCATCGACAAGATTTTTCTTTCGATCTGCCTTTAACAGGTAATATTAGTGCCTCATTGCTTGAATTGCAGCATTTGAATTATTTGGATCTTGGTGGAAATAATTTTGGAGACAGCCAAATGATTATACCTGAGTTTTTAGGTTCTTTAGGTAATTTGCAATACCTTAACCTGGCAGATAATAGTTTTGTTGGCGAAATTCCTCACGGGTTTGCGAATTTAACTAGCCTGCATTTTCTTGATCTTGGATATAATGTTCTTGAAGTTGTAAACCTTGATTGGCTTACTAATCTTGGTAAGTTGAGATACTTGGATTTGAGTGGCATAAGCCTTGCAACTGTAGATTGGCTACAAGCTGTCAGCAGTCTCTCCTTTTTAACAGAATTGCATTTGCCTACGTGTGGTCTTCCAGGAGTAAGTTCGACAACTAATTATTCTTCAATGGCTCTTTCCATTGTTGATTTGTCTAACAATGCTTATGTTTCGTTTTCGGAGCTAGAGTGGTTGTTTAATTCTAGTTCCAGTCTTGTTGATGTTGATATCTCTTCCAATACTTTACAAGGTCCTATTCCTGATGATTTTGGAAACATGGTAAAACTCAGAAATCTCAGTCTTGCTTCGAATGCACTTGAAGGAAAAATTCCAGAGTCTTTTGGCAAGATGGTGCTCCTTACAAATCTATTTCTTTCGAACAATCTGCTTCAAGGTAATATCCCAGAGTCTTTTGGGAGGAATTTAAGTCAATTGCAATGGTTGGATTTATTTGGAAACAATTTTGATGGAGAGCTACAAGAGTTCCTAAAAGGGCTATTTGATGGAGAAGGCGCCACAGGATCCTTGGAAACTTTGAGATTGGGTAATAACAAGCTAACTGGTTCATTGCCTGATATTACAAGATTTTCATCCTTGAAGACATTTGGGCTACGTGGTAATCAGTTGAATGGTTCTTTCCCGGAAAGTTTTTCACAAGTTTCAAATCTGGTATTTCTAGACTTGGCCAAGAATCGCATCACAGGTACATTGCCTGATCTAACCTATTTTAAATCATTAAAGAAATTAGATCTTGGCAACAATCAGCTACATGGAAAATTACCAAAGAGCATTGCCCAACTTATTGACCTTGAACTCTTGGATTTATCTTCCAATTTATTTAAAGATACTGTTTCTGAAGCTCACTTCTCCAATCTCTCCAGCTTAAAGGTCCTGCACTTGGCTTATAACTCATTTTCTTTAGAGTTCAGCACTAATTGGCTTCCTCCTTTTCAACTAGATGTTATTCGCCTCGCATACTGCAGGTTGGGAAATCATTTCCCAAAATGGATTCGAACTCAGAACAATTATTCTGAACTTGATATGTCCTATGCTGCAATCTCTGACAAAGTTCCTAAATGGTTTTGGGATCTCTCCCCAAGATTAACATATCTAAATCTGTCTTACAATCACTTGAGTGGTTCAGTGCCTGATTTATCATCCAAGTTAGTTTCTTATTCCAGTTTAGATTTTAATTCTAATCAGTTTGTGGGATCTGTGCCATCCCTCCCACCTGACCTAACGTCTTTGCATCTCTCCAAAAATATGTTTACTGGACCTGTTTCGTTCTTGTGTTCAATCGCCAATGGCTACTTTACTTCTCTTGATCTCTCAGATAACAAGTTATCAGGAGAGCTTCCTGATTGTTGGAAGGACATGCCAGAATTAGTTATTTTTAATTTGGGTAATAATAATTTCTCTGGGAAAGTTCCGAGCTCTCTGGGTAGTTTGTACCAGCTTCAAACATTGAATTTGAGGCACAACAGTTTGGGAGGGGAGTTGCCCTTGTCCATGAAAAACTGCAGCAAACTAAATATTCTTGATGTGGGCAATAATAAATTTTCAGGAACTATACCAGCATGGGTAGGTACACATCTAACAAGTTTAATTGTTTTAAGCCTGCGATCAAACAAGTTCCATGGAAGTATTCCTCCAGAAGTGTGTCATCTTAACAGTATCCAAATATTGGACCTCTCTCAAAACAACATTTCAGGAAAAATACCTGCTTGTATTAGCAATTTTACAGCATTGGTTCAAAGTAGGAGCTCAAGTGGTGCGCTTGTATTCAACATTTCAGCTTATGAAGGTTACTATTACCAAGGTGGCGACTACGTAGGCAATGCATTGGTGCAATGGAAACGACACGAATCAGAATACAGAAATACATTAGGGTACTTGAAAAGCATCGATCTTTCGAGCAACAAGCTAGTTGGGAGCATACCTGGAGAGTTTGCAAGTTTAAAAGAACTAATTAGCTTGAATTTGTCAAGAAACAGTTTGACAGGAAGCATCATGCAGAAGATTGGGCAGCTAAACATGTTAGAATCTCTAGACTTGTCACAAAACCAGCTTTCTGGTCTAATTCCGAAAGGCTTTGTTGGATTGAACTACCTCAGCGTTTTGGACTTGTCATATAACAACTTGTCAGGTAAAATTCCATCAAGCACTCAACTGCAGAGCTTCGACGCCTCTAACTACGCTGGGAATGTTGAACTTTGTGGGCTTCCCCTTCCGAAGAAGTGTCCGGGTGATGAAACAGATCATCAGCAAAATGAAGATGACAATCTAAAAGACGACGACGAAGATGATGACAATGAGAAGGTTGTAACAACAGGGTTCTATGTAAGTTCAGTTCTTGGTTTTGCTGTTGGATTTTGGTTAGTATTTGGTACATTGCAGATGAAGCCTGTATGGGAACATGCATATTTCAAGTTTCTGAAGAACACAAAAGAAGGCATCTACAAGACCATTTCAGCAAATGCAGCTAGAATAGGAAGGATTTGTAGATGCTAA
- the LOC141689598 gene encoding uncharacterized protein LOC141689598, whose protein sequence is MSISPPLSLSLRPPPLVSSPSRVSRLRKPSLSIGSINPKLLHFPSKSSSHRWKISCFRKEESSSDPDFDSVESKLPEESVRPGTNQSNVVKDNWLSKLKKLTEAVFSAEPWTVPWTAKTIVQVMFLWVTTFWLVGSWVIPFLAHTSGFRKDSLTYRGQALYSFLTDLVEGVAGIAILRHCLARFCPLPSDWFRFSLRGKWLFEVGLGCLMFPLVNRLSQVNLSLLPMLPSTPVTVSNVEQSIFARDPVAMVLYFAVVSVCAPVWEEIVFRGFLLPSLTKYMPVWCSILVSSVAFALAHFSVQRMLPLVFLGVVLGAVFARSRNLLTSMLLHSLWNAFVFIDLMK, encoded by the exons ATGTCAATTTCTCctcctctttctctctctcttcgcCCTCCGCCACTTGTATCATCTCCATCGCGCGTATCTAGATTGCGTAAACCTTCGCTTTCGATCGGTTCGATTAATCCCAAGCTTCTTCATTTCCCTTCCAAATCTTCTTCTCAT AGATGGAAAATTTCGTGTTTTCGGAAAGAGGAGTCTTCTTCAGATCCTGACTTTGATTCGGTTGAGAGCAAATTGCCGGAAGAATCAGTGAGGCCTGGTACCAATCAATCGAATGTTGTGAAGGATAATTGGTTATCTAAACTTAAAAAG TTAACAGAGGCAGTGTTTTCGGCAGAGCCTTGGACTGTGCCATGGACAGCAAAAACCATTGTGCAG GTAATGTTCCTCTGGGTTACCACTTTCTGGTTGGTTGGCTCGTGGGTAATTCCATTTCTAGCTCATACATCAGGTTTCAGAAAGGACTCCCTAACATACAGAGGTCAAGCATTATACAGTTTCCTGACGGATTTAGTTGAAGGTGTTGCTGGTATTGCGATCCTCCGCCACTGCCTGGCACGCTTTTGTCCGCTTCCGTCAGACTGGTTTCGATTTAGTCTACGAGGAAAGTGGTTGTTTGAAGTAGGCTTGGGCTGCTTGATGTTCCCCCTAGTCAATCGGCTCTCGCAGGTCAACTTAAGTTTGTTGCCGATGCTTCCTTCTACGCCGGTCACTGTATCTAACGTCGAGCAATCAATTTTTGCTCGGGATCCAGTGGCGATGGTCCTTTACTTCGCAGTAGTCTCAGTCTGTGCCCCCGTCTGGGAGGAGATTGTTTTTCGTGGCTTTCTTCTCCCTTCATTGACCAAGTACATGCCTGTATGGTGCTCAATCTTAGTCAGTTCGGTGGCTTTTGCCTTGGCACATTTTAGTGTGCAAAGAATGCTACCACTTGTATTCCTTGGGGTGGTACTCGGTGCAGTTTTTGCAAGATCGCGGAATCTATTAACATCTATGCTTTTGCATAGTCTTTGGAATGCCTTTGTATTTATAGATTTGATGAAGTAA
- the LOC141689599 gene encoding putative membrane-associated kinase regulator 6: METSQTLSIESFSYSWLANLKPSLDSPGHSFRASLDIYDETLFIEIDPNLSSSNRFIRVSQEFNFPISQAPTTLVHADEMISNGLLMPFFVRQLKADAYDHGSDSAKTLPCPSFSPEKFNSGNRIRCSSLRKCRKLTKKIFQKYMDFLRPLCQRVRGRRSGSRVGIFSSRMHGERNWDCSASTSPRVSVAYSADNWRMSCDSESSIHEAVLHCKRTVGM, from the coding sequence ATGGAAACATCTCAAACTCTGTCTATTGAGAGCTTTTCATATAGTTGGTTAGCAAACTTGAAGCCATCTTTGGATAGCCCGGGACATTCTTTCCGGGCTTCACTTGATATATATGATGAAACTTTATTCATTGAGATAGACCCAAATTTGTCTTCCTCAAATAGGTTCATTAGAGTTTCTCAGGAATTTAATTTTCCTATATCACAGGCTCCCACAACTCTTGTTCATGCTGATGAGATGATTTCTAATGGTCTGCTAATGCCTTTTTTTGTCAGACAGTTAAAGGCAGATGCATATGATCATGGTTCTGATTCAGCTAAAACTTTACCATGTCCTTCGTTTTCCCCAGAAAAGTTTAATTCAGGTAACAGAATTCGTTGTTCATCACTGAGGAAGTGCCGGAAGTTAAcaaagaaaatatttcagaagTACATGGATTTTCTTAGGCCACTTTGCCAAAGAGTGAGAGGACGAAGATCAGGCTCTAGAGTTGGAATTTTTTCTTCAAGGATGCATGGAGAAAGAAATTGGGACTGTTCAGCTTCAACATCTCCACGAGTAAGTGTAGCTTACTCAGCTGATAATTGGCGGATGTCCTGTGACTCCGAGAGTTCCATTCATGAAGCTGTACTCCATTGCAAAAGAACAGTTGGTATGTAG
- the LOC141690031 gene encoding S-type anion channel SLAH2-like — protein sequence MEDNKHLSLAKDSSEPLPSLIQRISSQDLDCFDTVNRDIALETILVSPSLTETKIDAVELQNSGVESHQRTHSISISMPLSPTAVHLEGKKRVFFKDDCETISSSGVSHSPLSTSDHHPKHPKFHSQPLPKGTAINDAVASGKLPARPVHSLKYPVGRNLTDDRYNSFKTWSGKLERQLSQLRGRVDETETDLPQTTRKENVPVHRYFDALEGPELDTLKPSEEILLPEDKLWPFLLRYPISSFGLCLGISSQAIMWKNLATSTSMEFLNVSLKVNLILWILSIAVFCVVAFIYILKIVFYFEAVRREYYHPIRVNFFFAPWIALLFLALGVPPSVTKDLHAALWYALMTPILILELKIYGQWMSGGQRRLSKVANPSNHLSVVGNFVGALLGASMGLKEGPIFFFAVGLAHYTVLFVTLYQRLPTNETLPKELHPVFFLFVAAPSVASMAWAKIQGSFDFGARIAFFIALFLYFSLAVRVNFFRGFRFSLAWWAYTFPMTGAAIATLRYSIEVPTVATKSLSIILCIISTTTVTALLMTTIFHAFVRRDLFPNDIAIAISDKRPKAIRKWYHRRTGSSDNVEHYLKFTDSNGKDIEACVKSSSPDTNEENTTVTPF from the exons ATGGAAGACAATAAACATCTGAGTTTGGCAAAGGACTCTTCTGAACCACTTCCATCACTCATTCAGCGGATATCTTCTCAAGATTTGGACTGTTTCGATACTGTAAATCGAGACATTGCGTTAGAAACTATTCTAGTCAGCCCCTCACTCACT GAAACCAAGATAGATGCAGTCGAGCTTCAGAACAGTGGTGTTGAGTCCCACCAGAGAACGCATTCAATTTCCATCAGCATGCCACTTTCTCCTACTGCAGTCCACTTAGAGGGAAAGAAAAGAGTTTTCTTCAAAGATGATTGTGAAACTATTTCCAGCAGTGGTGTTTCGCATTCTCCACTTTCAACCAGTGATCACCACCCTAAACATCCAAAATTTCATTCCCAGCCATTACCCAAAGGCACCGCAATAAATGATGCAGTTGCAAGTGGGAAATTACCTGCCCGACCAGTTCATTCCCTTAAATATCCTGTGGGCAGGAATTTAACAGATGACAGATACAATTCTTTCAAAACATGGTCTGGAAAACTTGAAAGACAATTGTCCCAATTGCGCGGAAGGGTGGATGAGACAGAGACAGACCTTCCACAAACTACTAGGAAGGAGAATGTACCTGTGCACCGATACTTTGATGCCTTGGAAGGACCAGAGTTGGATACTTTGAAG CCTTCAGAGGAGATACTGCTCCCAGAGGATAAACTATGGCCATTTCTTCTTCGTTATCCAATTTCTTCATTTGGGTTATGCCTTGGTATCAGCAGCCAGGCCATAATGTGGAAAAATTTAGCCACAAGTACTTCTATGGAATTCCTCAATGTGAGCCTGAAAGTAAACCTCATTCTGTGGATCTTATCAATTGCTGTATTTTGCGTAGTTGCTTTCATCTACATCCTGAAGATTGTATTCTACTTTGAGGCTGTTCGTCGTGAGTACTACCATCCCATACGTGTGAACTTCTTTTTTGCTCCATGGATAGCCTTGTTGTTCTTAGCGCTTGGAGTTCCGCCTTCTGTAACAAAAGACCTGCATGCTGCTTTGTGGTATGCCTTAATGACGCCTATCTTAATCCTCGAGCTTAAGATATATGGACAATGGATGTCAGGAGGACAGAGACGACTTTCAAAGGTGGCCAATCCCTCAAACCATCTGTCAGTTGTTGGGAATTTTGTGGGTGCATTACTGGGTGCATCGATGGGGCTAAAAGAAGGCCCAATTTTCTTTTTCGCTGTTGGACTGGCTCACTACACAGTCCTGTTTGTTACACTTTACCAGAGGCTTCCAACAAATGAAACACTCCCAAAGGAACTCCACCCCGTGTTCTTCCTTTTTGTTGCTGCACCTAGTGTTGCTTCTATGGCATGGGCAAAAATACAGGGATCATTTGATTTTGGGGCAAGAATTGCATTCTTCATTGCTTTGTTCCTTTACTTCTCACTG GCTGTTCGAGTTAATTTCTTTAGAGGATTCAG GTTTTCATTGGCTTGGTGGGCATACACTTTCCCAATGACTGGTGCTGCCATTGCAACCCTTCGGTACTCAATTGAGGTCCCAACTGTGGCAACTAAATCATTGTCTATCATACTTTGTATCATCTCAACAACCACAGTGACTGCCCTGCTCATGACAACAATTTTCCACGCTTTTGTGCGCCGAGACCTTTTCCCTAATGACATTGCAATTGCTATTAGTGACAAAAGGCCAAAAGCAATCCGAAAATGGTACCATCGGAGAACTGGGAGCTCGGATAATGTAGAACACTACCTCAAGTTCACAGACTCAAATGGCAAAGATATTGAGGCTTGTGTAAAATCTTCGAGTCCTGATACAAATGAGGAGAATACAACGGTTACACCTTTCTAG